The Prochlorococcus sp. MIT 1300 genome has a window encoding:
- the rpsT gene encoding 30S ribosomal protein S20: MANNKSSKKRVQIAERNRQENKSYKSALRTLMKRCLSACTAYSEAPGDAAKQNIQTSMNQAFSKIDKAVKRGVLHRNTGANQKSRLSLAVKQAIEPAKTT; encoded by the coding sequence GTGGCCAACAACAAGTCTTCCAAAAAGCGCGTTCAAATAGCTGAACGTAACCGTCAAGAGAACAAGTCTTACAAGTCTGCATTGCGTACTCTCATGAAGCGGTGTTTGAGCGCTTGCACTGCATATTCTGAAGCTCCTGGCGATGCTGCAAAGCAAAATATTCAAACAAGTATGAATCAAGCTTTTAGCAAGATTGATAAGGCCGTGAAGAGAGGGGTTCTCCACCGCAATACTGGAGCTAATCAAAAATCGAGATTAAGCTTGGCTGTCAAACAGGCAATTGAGCCTGCTAAAACAACTTAG
- the hisD gene encoding histidinol dehydrogenase, which yields MRCIRDQTIAKDQLKRLSRRTTGEPQRKAIQAVEEILENVRVNGDKAVKTYTQRFDGFLPDPISIPPQTLKQAWEETPEALKSALQLAHRRISDFHSRQKPKDLSYEGLHGEVLARRWLPVEKAGIYVPGGRASYPSTVLMNAIPAKVAGVKRLVMTSPAGATGALNKTVMAAAHLSGVEEVYRIGGAQAIGALAFGTESVPKVDVISGPGNLYVTLAKKSVYGQVGIDSLAGPSEVLIIADHTALVEHVAADLLAQAEHDPLASAILLTTDDNLAKSLPSHLEAQLKDHPRAEICKSSLSDWGLIVVCKSLENCIELSNAFAPEHLELLVERPQALSEKVKNAGAIFLGPWTPEAAGDYLAGPNHTLPTCGTARFSGALGVETFLKTTSLITFTQNALEATEAAIKELAHSEGLHSHAESVNIRSNKQAN from the coding sequence ATGAGATGTATTAGAGATCAAACAATTGCTAAGGATCAGCTGAAAAGGCTGTCAAGGAGAACTACTGGCGAACCACAAAGAAAAGCTATACAAGCCGTAGAGGAAATTCTTGAGAACGTAAGAGTTAATGGTGACAAGGCAGTCAAAACCTATACCCAACGATTTGATGGGTTTCTCCCCGACCCCATCAGCATCCCCCCCCAAACCCTCAAACAAGCATGGGAAGAAACACCTGAAGCACTCAAGTCAGCACTTCAGTTAGCCCATCGCCGAATAAGCGATTTTCATTCGCGCCAAAAGCCTAAAGATCTTAGCTATGAAGGATTACATGGCGAAGTACTAGCTCGCAGATGGCTTCCTGTTGAAAAAGCTGGAATCTATGTACCTGGAGGCAGAGCCTCTTATCCAAGCACCGTTCTTATGAATGCCATACCAGCCAAGGTCGCTGGAGTAAAGCGCCTTGTGATGACTTCACCAGCAGGAGCAACAGGTGCACTAAATAAAACAGTGATGGCAGCGGCTCACCTCTCAGGGGTCGAAGAGGTATATCGCATAGGAGGCGCACAAGCAATTGGTGCGCTTGCTTTTGGCACAGAGTCAGTACCAAAAGTGGATGTAATAAGTGGTCCTGGCAACCTCTATGTCACCCTTGCTAAAAAATCTGTATATGGGCAAGTAGGGATCGACTCACTTGCAGGCCCAAGTGAGGTCCTCATCATTGCCGACCATACAGCGCTAGTAGAACATGTTGCCGCTGACCTACTTGCACAAGCTGAACATGATCCACTTGCATCGGCGATATTGCTTACCACAGACGACAATCTGGCGAAATCCCTCCCAAGTCATTTGGAAGCTCAATTAAAAGATCATCCAAGAGCGGAAATATGCAAGTCATCTCTAAGTGATTGGGGCTTAATAGTTGTATGTAAGAGCTTGGAAAACTGCATCGAATTAAGTAATGCATTCGCCCCTGAGCACTTAGAGTTATTAGTTGAGCGTCCTCAGGCTTTATCAGAAAAGGTCAAAAATGCTGGTGCAATTTTTCTAGGTCCTTGGACACCAGAAGCAGCAGGGGATTATTTAGCGGGGCCTAATCACACACTCCCAACCTGCGGAACAGCAAGGTTTAGTGGTGCCTTAGGTGTAGAAACTTTCCTAAAAACTACCTCACTAATTACGTTTACTCAAAACGCATTAGAAGCAACAGAAGCTGCCATCAAAGAACTTGCTCATAGTGAAGGTTTACATAGTCATGCTGAGTCAGTAAATATCCGTTCAAACAAACAAGCTAATTAA
- the rpiA gene encoding ribose-5-phosphate isomerase RpiA, translated as MADLQTQMKQAVAEAAVQQVSDGMVLGLGSGSTAALVIKALGEKLAAGEINNIVGVATSFQGEVLAAELGIPLRDLNAVERIDLAIDGADEVDPDFQLIKGGGACHVLEKLVATRAERFVVVVDSTKLVDRLNLNFLLPVEVLPTAWCQIKQELIKMGGEADLRMAQRKAGPVVTDQGNLVLDVRFEGGISNAFLLESKINNIPGVLENGLFVDLADEVLVGEIKDGYPGVRSLKKLN; from the coding sequence ATGGCTGATTTACAAACTCAGATGAAGCAAGCAGTAGCTGAAGCTGCTGTGCAACAAGTTTCTGATGGCATGGTGCTAGGGCTAGGGTCAGGATCTACGGCTGCTCTGGTGATAAAAGCGCTGGGAGAGAAACTTGCTGCTGGTGAAATTAATAATATTGTTGGCGTTGCAACTTCGTTTCAAGGAGAAGTCTTGGCAGCTGAGCTAGGAATACCTTTGCGAGACTTAAATGCTGTTGAACGTATTGATTTGGCGATAGATGGAGCAGATGAAGTAGACCCTGACTTTCAGTTGATTAAAGGAGGAGGTGCCTGCCATGTTTTGGAGAAACTAGTTGCAACCAGAGCAGAAAGGTTTGTTGTTGTCGTTGATTCAACGAAGTTAGTTGACAGACTTAACCTCAACTTTTTATTACCAGTAGAGGTTTTACCAACTGCATGGTGTCAGATAAAGCAAGAGTTAATAAAGATGGGGGGGGAGGCTGATCTTCGTATGGCTCAGCGCAAAGCAGGGCCTGTGGTTACAGATCAAGGTAACCTTGTTCTTGATGTACGTTTTGAAGGTGGAATTTCGAATGCTTTTTTACTGGAATCTAAAATAAATAATATTCCTGGTGTTTTGGAAAATGGTCTATTTGTTGATCTGGCTGATGAGGTCTTGGTTGGAGAGATTAAAGATGGATACCCAGGGGTTCGCTCTCTAAAGAAGCTTAATTAG